TGCACTCTCGCAATGCGTCCCGGCGCTGCCGCCGGCATCCGCATGAGCGCCAGCGTGTTCCGCCGGCTGGCGGCCCTCGCGTCGCTGGCCGCGCTTGTGTACACGCCCTTCGCTCACGCCGCCGTGACGACCCGTGACGACGCCGGCAATACGGTGACGCTGCCCGCCCCGGCGCAACGCGTGATCAGCCTCGCGCCGCATGCGACCGAGCTGGTCTACGCAGCCGGCGGCGGCGCGAAACTGGTCGGCACGGTCACATACAGCGACTACCCGCCCGCCGCGCAATCCGTGCAGCGTGTCGGCGACAACAAGGCGCTCGACCTCGAGCGAATCGCCGCGCTGAAGCCCGATCTCATCGTCGTCTGGCGACACGGCAACGCCGAGCGGCAAACCGACGCACTGCGTGCTCTGCACATTCCGCTGTTCTTCAGTGAACCGAAACATCTCGACGATGTGGCCACGTCGTTGCATCGGCTCGGCACGCTGCTCGGCACCGAACCGGCCGCCGACGCGGCCGCGGCATCGTTCTCGCGCGATATCGCGGCGCTGCGCGCGCGTTATGCGGCACGCCCGCCCGTCACGATGTTCTTCCAGGTATGGGACCGCCCGCTGACGACGCTCAACGGCGCGCATCTGTTCAACGAAGTGATCACGCTGTGCGGCGGCCGCAACGTGTTTGCGGCGCTGAAGCCGCTCGCACCGACCGTCACCGACGAAGCCGTGCTCGCGGCGAATCCGGAAGCGATCGTGACGACGAGCGCCGGCGCGACCCGTTCGGACGCGCCGCTGCCAAGCCTCGCACGCTGGCGTGCGTGGCCCGCGCTGACGGCCGTGGCGCGCAACAACTTGTTCGCGATCGACGGCGATCTGCTGACCCGGCCGTCGCCGCGGATCGCGCAAGGCGCAGCCGCGCTGTGCGAGGATCTCGACGCCGCGCGGGCGCGGCGGCCGGCACGCTGATTTTCGGGCTTCGATCCGTTGCGGCCACCTATTCGTCCCAGTGGACGACTTCCCATGCGCGGGCGGCATCCTGCGTCCGTAACCAGACGGCGCCGCCCGTGGGCACCGGTCGCGACAGCAGCGTATCGAGCGGCACGCGCAACGCATGCGATGCGAATGCGCGAATCACGCCTGCGTGCGTGAGCGCCCATTGCGGCGCGTCGGTCCGCGCGACCGCGTCCGCGATCCGTGCGACACGCGCGGCGAACCGTGCGACGCTTTCGCCGCCATGCGCGCACGCATGCATCAGGTCGGCCGCCCACGCATCGAGCGCCGCGCGGTCGATATCGTCCCAGCGCCGCAGCTCCCACGCGCCGAAGTCCATTTCCTGCCAGCCAGCATCGCGCCGCAACGGCACGCCGAACGCCTGCGCGAGCCGCTCGGCGACAGACGCGCAACGCGCGAGCGGGCTCGTCCAGACCTGCTCGGGCAACGGCGCCCCGAGTGCCGCCAGACGCTCGCGAACAGCCCGCGCACCGGCCTCGGCCGATGCGGCGAGGGGCACGTCGCTGCGTCCGTAGCAAACGCCCGGCTCGACATCGACCGCCGGATGGCGAATCAGGACGAGATCCATCCGAGCACCACGAGATAGATCGCCAGCTCGCCCAACTGCTGCGCGAAGCCGAGGCAGTCGCCCGTATAGCCGCCGATCCGCTTCACGAAATAGCGGGCCGCCCATGCGCGTACGAGCACGAGCGCCACGAACGCCGCGAGCCCCGCGCGCCAGTCCGGCCAGAACAGCCACGGCAGCCCGAATGCGGCCGCGATCCAGGCCGCGCGTGCGCCCATGCGCTGCGCGACCGGTTTCGCCTTACCCTCCGACCGAACGTAGTCGAGCGACATCAGCAGGCTCACGGCCCCCGCGCGGCTCGCCGCATGCGCGGCGATCATCGTCCACGCGGCGCGCAGCGGCGGCATGGCCGAGAGCGCCTGCCATTTCAGGCCGAGCGCGATCACGAGCGCCACCGCGCCGAACGTGCCGATTCGCGAATCGTGCATGATGCGCAATACGTCGTCACGCGCATAGCCGCCGCCGAACGCATCGCAACTGTCGGCCAGGCCATCCTCGTGGAACGCGCCGGTCGCGAGCAGCGTCGCGGCCATCGACAGGCCGACCGCGATCGACGCGGGGAACACGCGCAGCGCCGCAAGGTAGACGAGCGCGCCCCACGCGCCGACGCACGCGCCGACCAGCGGAAAGTAACGTGCGGCCTGGTCGAGATCGCCGGCTGCGTAGCCGATCGCGCGCGGCACCGGCACGCGCGTGAAATAGCCGAGCGCGACGAGGAAATAGCGCAGTTCGGCGCGCACACCGCCCGCGCGCTCAGGCGTCACGATTGTCGACGCCCGCGGATTCGAAGCTCGCCATCTCGGTGAGGAACGCGACCGCCGCGCGCACCAGCGGCAGCGCAAGCGCGGCGCCCGTGCCTTCGCCGAGACGCAGGTCGAGCGCGAGCAACGGCTTCGCGCCGAAATGCTCGAGCATGCGCCGATGCCCGGCCTCGTGCGACGCATGCGAAAACACGCAGTAGTCGCGCACGCCGGGCGCGATGCGCTCGGCGACGAGCAGCGCGGCCGTCGCGATGAAACCGTCGACGAGAATCGTCATCCGCTCGCTCGCGGCCGCGAGATACGCGCCCGTCATCATCGCGATCTCGAAGCCGCCGAACGTCGCGAGCACATCGAGCGGCGCGATCGCATGCGCGTGCCGGACGAGCGCGCGGCCGAGCACCGCGCGCTTGTGCGCGAGCCCCTGGTCGTCGAGGCCCGTGCCGCGCCCGACGCACGCGTCGACCGGCACGTCGAGCAGACGGCTCATCAGGCATGCAGCGGACGACGTGTTCGCGATCCCCATTTCGCCGAAGCCGATCACGTTCGTGCCGAGCGACGCGTGCAGGCGTACGCGCGCCGCACCGGCCGCGAGCGCCGTCTTCGCTTCGTCGAGCGTCATCGCGGGTTCGGCCGCGAAGTTGCGCGTACCGCGCGCGACCGGCAGCGACACGAGCCGGTCGGACACCGGCAGCGGCGACGCGACGCCCGCATCGACGATCTCGAGCACGCTCTGCGCGACGCCCGAGAACGCATTGATCGCCGCGCCGCCGGCCAGGAAGTTCGCGACCATCTGCGCGGTAACCGCCTGCGGATACGGGCTTACGCCCTCGGCCGCGATCCCGTGGTCGCCGGCGAATACGATGGTCACCGGACGCTGTACGCGTGGCTTCTCGGTATGCTGGATCAGGCCGATCTGCAGCGCGAGCGCCTCGAGCTGGCCGAGACTGCCGGGCGGCTTGGTCTTGTGATCGATCACGTGCTGCAGGCGCTTGCGCAGCGTGTCGTCGAGCGCCGCGATCGCGGGCGGGAAGTCGGTGGTCGGGTTCGTCATCAAAAGGTTGCCTCGCTGGGGCGGCCGGTGCCGCGCATCGAAAGAAGGAAGTTCATCGTCGCTCGGGCCACGCAGGCAGCAGCGCGTCGCGGCCGTTCTCGCGAATCAGCACGAGCGGATAGCCGAATGCGTCGCTCGCGCGCGCCGGCGTCAGCACGTCATGAACGGGGCCCGCCCACGCATGGCCGCGGCCGTCGAGCAACAGCGCATGCGTCGCGAAACGCCGCGCAAGATTCAGGTCGTGGCATGAGAACAGCACCGTGCGCGGGCCCGCGTCGAGCCACGCGCTCAGCGCGGTCAGCCCATCGATCTGGTGATGCAGGTCGAGATGGGCGAGCGGTTCGTCGAGCAGCATCAGCGGCGCGTCCTGGCACAGCGTCGCGGCCAGCGCGACGCGCTGCCGCTCGCCGCCCGACAGCGACAGCACGTCGCGCGATGCGAGTGCGGTCAGGCCGAACGTCGCGAGCGCATCGTGCGCGGCCGCGCGGTCGCCGTCACGCTCCCAGCCCCAGCCGCCGAGATACGGGAAGCGGTTGAGCAGCACCGTGTCGAATACCGTCGCGCTGAACGCGTCGTGCAATTGCTGCGGCATCATTGCACGGCGCCGTGCGAGCTCTTCGGGCGGCCACGCGGCAAGCGGCCGGCCGTCGATCTCGACGTGGCCGCCGGCCGGTCGCTGCAGGCCCGCGAGCGTGGCGAGCAGCGTCGTCTTGCCGGCGCCGTTCGGCCCCGCGACACACCAGATCTCGCCAGGCCGGAACGCGTGCGTGAAGCCGTCGAGCAGCGTCCGTTCACCGGCCTTCAGCGTGAGATCGATCGCCCCATAGGTCATGTCGCCTGCAGGGTGCGCTACGGCGTGCGTCATCGCATCGGTCTCCTCAGCAACATCCACAGGAACACCGGCACGCCGATCAACGCGGTCATCACGCCGACCGGCAATTGCGCGGGCGCGATTGCTGTACGCGCAAGCAGGTCGGCTGCCATCACGCCGCCGCCGCCCGCGAGCATCGCGGCGGGCAACAGCATGCGCTGGTCGTTGCCGAATGCGAGCCGCAATGCGTGCGGCACGACGAGGCCGACGAAACCGATCGTGCCGGCCGTCGTCACCGCGGCTGCAGCGGCCAGTGACGCGACGAGGTAGATCCGCATGCGCACTCGCGCGACCGGCACGCCGAGCGCGAGTGCGGTCGCGTCGCCGCGCAGCAGCACGTTGAGTTGCTGCGCGGCCGGCAGCGCGACGCATGCGGCCACCAGCAGCGCGCCCCATGCGAACCACGGCGCCGTCACGCCGTTCAGGTCGCCCGTCAGCCAGAAGATGATGCCGCGCAGTCGCGCATCGGGCGCGAGCGACAGCAGCAGCGTGACGAGCGCGCCCCACCCGGCCGCGATCACGACACCCGTGAGCAGCAGCCGCGGCGATGCGTCGCGCGAGTCGCCGCGCCACAGCTCGCGGCGAGCAAGCCCGAGCACGAGCGCGACCGACATGAGCGAGCCGGCGAACGCGGACGCATCGACGAGCCACCACGCGCCGCCCGCGATCATCGTGACCAGCGCGAAGCCGGCCGCGCCGCCGGACACGCCGAGCACATAAGGCTCCGCGAGCGGATTGCGCAGCAGCACCTGCAGCAATGCACCGGCCAGCGCAAGCAGCGCGCCGCACGCGAACCCGGCGAGCGCACGCGGCAACCGCAGCGTGCGCACGATGTCGGCGAACAGTGCGTCGCCACCGTGCGGCACGAGCGATGCGAGCGCCTGCCACGGCGACATCGGCACGCTTCCGATTGACAGCGATGCGACGAACAGCAACGCGACCACGGCCGCGAGCGCGGTCCAGATCGCGGCGGCGCGCGCGGCGTTCATGCTCCGCACGGCGTCGCGCATGATGCGCGATGCTTGCGCTGACCATCGTTGCCGGCCGGGCACGGCATCGGCGTCGCGCTCCGGCGTGTTGCAGGCATACGCAAGCTTGTCTTCCTCGTCGAACAGGTTGTTGATGCGCGCACGGACGAACCGCGCCCCGCGGAGGTCATCGCGCACGCGGCGCGGATGTCAGACCCATGTGCGGCAACGCGAGCGATGCACGGCCGACGGCGCACGATAGCGCGCGTCACGATCGGCATTCGGATTCCGGCGTTTCGCCGATCGCGTCCCGCAAGCGGGCGAACGGCCGAGCGTCGGTCGCACCCGCGTGACATGGCCACGATCCATCGAGCCGCACCTGCGTGCGGCGGACATTCTGCGCAATATAGTGGAAGCCGCCGGATCCGGTCGATCGTCATCGCGGGCGCGTCGCCCTCACGCATGATCGGCTCGGCGACCGCGACTTCGGGCGGCAACGGCACGTCGTCGCGCGGCGCGACAGGTTCCGACGCCGCAACGGCCCGCGTCGTCGACGATCCGGGCAAACCGGCCGCCGTCGCAGTACGCGCGACGGCGGGATGCGCCACGCCGCGGCATGCGCCGAAGGGCGGACGGACGATTGGGGTCAGCATCGAAGACGAATCCCGTGAAGCACTGCGCGCCCCGCTTCCCCGCAGGCCGCGCGCCATGAAGCCGTGCAGGCTCCTCGCCTCGGCCGGTATCCGGGCTGGCGGCGTACCGGCTCTCCTTCCCGCGCGTATCACGCGCAGTGGCCCGCGCCCGCGTGCGACCTGCACGCGAAACGCGCCCGAGCCGACCTGCGTCGTCCGACGCGGCCGCTTACCGTTGCGGGGGCAGCGCAGGTTGGCGATCTCCATGCGAAGCGCGCCCTGCTTCCCGTTTAACCGCGCGACGCACGCGCGAGCACCGAGGCGGCGCCAGTTTAGGAGCGGGTCGCGCGAGCGTCAAGAAAGCGGCCGAACGTATGCCGGGAGCGCGCCGCGAACACGCCGGAGCCGCGAATTCGCGGCAAGAAGCCGGGGTGTTACGACTGGAAACGTTACAGATGTCGGAATGCGCGTTATTCCGCGCTAAAATGCTGGGTCTTTAGAGGACGCAGCAAATGCTCAACGAACTCGAAACCTTATCTCAAAATATTGGCCGTCTGATCTCGCTGAACAAGCGCTATCACTCGGAACGGCTCGCGCTCGAGGAGCAAGTCGCGCAACTGCGCGCGGAAGCGGACACGGTCCGCGCGGAACTCGCGCAACTGCGCGACGAACGCAATGCGCTCGCGGCCGAGCGCGACACGCTGTCGGCGAAGATCGACGACGCCCAGGTCAAACTGAACGCGATTCTCGAAAAGCTGCCGCGCACGAAGAGCGCGGAGCAAGCCGACAACCAGCTCGACCTGCTGGATGCGCAGGCGCGCACGGATGGCGACGACGCGGCCAGCCACGGAGAACATGCATGAGCACCAAGCAGATCGAAGTCTCGATTCTCGGTCAGCCCTATCGGCTCGCCTGTTCGGCCGAGACCGAAGCGGCGCTGCTCGAGGCCGTCGCACGTGTCGACGCCGAAATGTCGAAGATCCGCGCGAACAGTTCCGTGCGCGGCACCGACCGCATCGCGGTGATGGCGGCACTGTCGCTTGCATCCGAATTGCTGCGACTGCAAACGAGCGTGCGTCACGGTGAAGCATTTCCGGCGGAAGAAATCCGTCGTACAATGCACCAGATGAACGAACAGCTCGGCGCGGTGCTCGCACAGCACGAGACGCAATAACGTTTGATCGATGCGTCGATTCCCCTTGATCTCGGCGATCAACGGTGGTCAAATTGGCGCAACGAAACACAGTTCAGTCAGCTTCCCTGCCTGGTTCGCCAAGGTCATATATTCCTTGAACCAATGCCATGTGCACGGTTGCGGAAATTTGTAGCACGGGCGCGCGCGTCACTCTGTCTGATGTACCCGAAGTGCTGCTAACTGCGACCAATTCTGAACCTCAGGTTCAGGATGCCGGCCTAGCGGCCAAGGTGGGGGCCTATCCAACGGCATCGGGGAACCCCGATGCCGTTTCCTTTTTCAGCGTCTGTCTGCATGCGGAACGCGCAAGCAGACAGATCTTCATGCCCTGTCTGCGTCGATTACGATCCATGCAATACTGGCTGATGAAGTCCGAACCGGACGAAGCAAGCATCGACGATCTCGCACGCGCGCCACAGCATTCGCTGCCGTGGACCGGCGTGCGCAACTATCAGGCGCGCAATTTCATGCGCGACACGATGAAGATCGGCGACGGCGTGCTGTTCTATCACTCGAGCTGCCCCGAGCCGGGCATCGCCGGCCTGGCCGAAGTCTCGTCGACGCCCTACCCCGACCCCACCCAGTTCGATCCGAAAAGCCCGTATTACGATCCGAAGTCGACGCAGGAAGCACCGCGCTGGCTGCTCGTCGACGTGCGCTTCGTGAAGAAGTCGCCGCTCGTGCCGCTCGCCGTGCTGCGAGAGCATGACGAGCTCGCCGACATGCGCGTGCTCGCACGCGGCAACCGGCTGTCGATCACGCCCGTCACGCGCGCCGAATGGCGCTTCATCACCGAAAAGCTGATGAAGTAGGCGCGCGCAGTACGCGCATGCGTGCCGGACACGCGCAAAAGGTCAAATCCGGTCAATACACGCCGCAGCCACGGAACTCGCGACGCGTTGGCGCAGCCTAAGCAACCGCTGTCGCCCGATCGGGGCGACTGTCGTTTTTTTCGTCGCGCGGTACGCCCGCGTCGCGCACGCGAGATCCGCATGCGCGCCCTCGCACAAGGAGTCCAACAATGACCAAGAAATCCGCACTCGCGCTGTCGCTCGCCCTCGCCGCCGCCGTGCCCGTCGCGCTGACGCTCGCGTCGCCGGCCGCGCACGCGCAGACAGCGAACCCGCATTTTCCGGAACCGGCCGGCGTGCTGTCGCTGTCGTCGCAGGCGAGCGCCGACGTGCCGCAGGACATCATTCACATCACGCTGTTCTACGAACAGCAGGCGAAGGACCCGGGCAGCCTGACGTCCGCGCTCAACCAGCGGGCAGACGCGGCGCTCGCACAAGCGAAGGGGGTATCGGGCGTCACCGCGCGCACCGGCGCATTCTCCGTGTATCCGAGCACCGATCGTGACGGCAAGATCTCCGCGTGGCGCGGCCGTACCGAAGTCGTGCTCGAATCCCGCGACTTCTCGGCGGCATCGAAGCTCGCGGGCCAGCTGTCTAACCAGATGCAGGTCGCGAACGTCGAGTTCTCGCTGTCGCCCGAAGCGCAGCGCGCGGCCGAGCAAAAACTCACGACCGAAGCGATCAAGTCGTTCCGCGCGCGCGCGGACGAAGCCGCGAAGGCCTTCGGCTACAACAGCTACTCGATCCGCGACGTGAACGTCGGCGGCAGCCGCAACGTGCAGCCGTATCCGCGCATGATGGCGATGGCGGCGGCACCGATGGACAGCGCGAAGATGAGCGCGCCGATCTCGGTCGAAGGCGGCAAGGCGACCGTGTCGGTCACCGTCAACGGCTCGGTGCAGATGAAGTGACGCACGTCGCGCAACCCGCGGCAGACGCGAAAACGCCGGCCTGAAGGCCGGCGTTTTTCGTTCGGGATCCTGCGAGCGGTGCGCACGCCGATCGTGCGCATCCGTATCGCATCACGCATTACGCGTCATACGGCTCGCGCGGGACGATACTGCATGACGCATGCTACATCACGCAGCCACGCTCGCCGCCCGGCGGCGATACGCCCACACCAGCAGCGCGATGCCCGCGAGAATCATCGGCAGCGACAGCCACTGCCCCATCGACAGGCCGAGGGCGAGCAGGCCGAGGAAGTCGTCCGGTTCGCGCGCGAATTCGACCGTGAAGCGCGCGAGCCCGTAGCCGATCAGGAACAGCGCGGATATCGCACCCATCGGCCGCGGCTTGCGCGAGAAGAAGAACAGCACGAAGAACAGCGCAATGCCTTCGAGCGCGATTTCGTAAAGCTGCGAAGGGTGGCGCGGCAACATCTGGTACTGCATGAACACGTCGGCCAGGTGCCACTTCTCGACGAGTGCCGGGTGCTTCGGCAGCCACGCCGCGTCATCGCGCA
The sequence above is a segment of the Burkholderia diffusa genome. Coding sequences within it:
- a CDS encoding FecCD family ABC transporter permease — protein: MRDAVRSMNAARAAAIWTALAAVVALLFVASLSIGSVPMSPWQALASLVPHGGDALFADIVRTLRLPRALAGFACGALLALAGALLQVLLRNPLAEPYVLGVSGGAAGFALVTMIAGGAWWLVDASAFAGSLMSVALVLGLARRELWRGDSRDASPRLLLTGVVIAAGWGALVTLLLSLAPDARLRGIIFWLTGDLNGVTAPWFAWGALLVAACVALPAAQQLNVLLRGDATALALGVPVARVRMRIYLVASLAAAAAVTTAGTIGFVGLVVPHALRLAFGNDQRMLLPAAMLAGGGGVMAADLLARTAIAPAQLPVGVMTALIGVPVFLWMLLRRPMR
- a CDS encoding SIMPL domain-containing protein (The SIMPL domain is named for its presence in mouse protein SIMPL (signalling molecule that associates with mouse pelle-like kinase). Bacterial member BP26, from Brucella, was shown to assemble into a channel-like structure, while YggE from E. coli has been associated with resistance to oxidative stress.), whose amino-acid sequence is MTKKSALALSLALAAAVPVALTLASPAAHAQTANPHFPEPAGVLSLSSQASADVPQDIIHITLFYEQQAKDPGSLTSALNQRADAALAQAKGVSGVTARTGAFSVYPSTDRDGKISAWRGRTEVVLESRDFSAASKLAGQLSNQMQVANVEFSLSPEAQRAAEQKLTTEAIKSFRARADEAAKAFGYNSYSIRDVNVGGSRNVQPYPRMMAMAAAPMDSAKMSAPISVEGGKATVSVTVNGSVQMK
- a CDS encoding EVE domain-containing protein, which produces MQYWLMKSEPDEASIDDLARAPQHSLPWTGVRNYQARNFMRDTMKIGDGVLFYHSSCPEPGIAGLAEVSSTPYPDPTQFDPKSPYYDPKSTQEAPRWLLVDVRFVKKSPLVPLAVLREHDELADMRVLARGNRLSITPVTRAEWRFITEKLMK
- a CDS encoding ABC transporter ATP-binding protein, which encodes MTHAVAHPAGDMTYGAIDLTLKAGERTLLDGFTHAFRPGEIWCVAGPNGAGKTTLLATLAGLQRPAGGHVEIDGRPLAAWPPEELARRRAMMPQQLHDAFSATVFDTVLLNRFPYLGGWGWERDGDRAAAHDALATFGLTALASRDVLSLSGGERQRVALAATLCQDAPLMLLDEPLAHLDLHHQIDGLTALSAWLDAGPRTVLFSCHDLNLARRFATHALLLDGRGHAWAGPVHDVLTPARASDAFGYPLVLIRENGRDALLPAWPERR
- the cobC gene encoding alpha-ribazole phosphatase, with the protein product MDLVLIRHPAVDVEPGVCYGRSDVPLAASAEAGARAVRERLAALGAPLPEQVWTSPLARCASVAERLAQAFGVPLRRDAGWQEMDFGAWELRRWDDIDRAALDAWAADLMHACAHGGESVARFAARVARIADAVARTDAPQWALTHAGVIRAFASHALRVPLDTLLSRPVPTGGAVWLRTQDAARAWEVVHWDE
- the cobT gene encoding nicotinate-nucleotide--dimethylbenzimidazole phosphoribosyltransferase, translating into MTNPTTDFPPAIAALDDTLRKRLQHVIDHKTKPPGSLGQLEALALQIGLIQHTEKPRVQRPVTIVFAGDHGIAAEGVSPYPQAVTAQMVANFLAGGAAINAFSGVAQSVLEIVDAGVASPLPVSDRLVSLPVARGTRNFAAEPAMTLDEAKTALAAGAARVRLHASLGTNVIGFGEMGIANTSSAACLMSRLLDVPVDACVGRGTGLDDQGLAHKRAVLGRALVRHAHAIAPLDVLATFGGFEIAMMTGAYLAAASERMTILVDGFIATAALLVAERIAPGVRDYCVFSHASHEAGHRRMLEHFGAKPLLALDLRLGEGTGAALALPLVRAAVAFLTEMASFESAGVDNRDA
- a CDS encoding cell division protein ZapA, which gives rise to MSTKQIEVSILGQPYRLACSAETEAALLEAVARVDAEMSKIRANSSVRGTDRIAVMAALSLASELLRLQTSVRHGEAFPAEEIRRTMHQMNEQLGAVLAQHETQ
- a CDS encoding cobalamin-binding protein, whose amino-acid sequence is MSASVFRRLAALASLAALVYTPFAHAAVTTRDDAGNTVTLPAPAQRVISLAPHATELVYAAGGGAKLVGTVTYSDYPPAAQSVQRVGDNKALDLERIAALKPDLIVVWRHGNAERQTDALRALHIPLFFSEPKHLDDVATSLHRLGTLLGTEPAADAAAASFSRDIAALRARYAARPPVTMFFQVWDRPLTTLNGAHLFNEVITLCGGRNVFAALKPLAPTVTDEAVLAANPEAIVTTSAGATRSDAPLPSLARWRAWPALTAVARNNLFAIDGDLLTRPSPRIAQGAAALCEDLDAARARRPAR
- a CDS encoding adenosylcobinamide-GDP ribazoletransferase, producing MTPERAGGVRAELRYFLVALGYFTRVPVPRAIGYAAGDLDQAARYFPLVGACVGAWGALVYLAALRVFPASIAVGLSMAATLLATGAFHEDGLADSCDAFGGGYARDDVLRIMHDSRIGTFGAVALVIALGLKWQALSAMPPLRAAWTMIAAHAASRAGAVSLLMSLDYVRSEGKAKPVAQRMGARAAWIAAAFGLPWLFWPDWRAGLAAFVALVLVRAWAARYFVKRIGGYTGDCLGFAQQLGELAIYLVVLGWISS